One genomic window of Leptospira paudalimensis includes the following:
- a CDS encoding ATP-binding cassette domain-containing protein, with amino-acid sequence MIQASGITVSFGKKPLFENVSIKFKPECRYGLIGANGSGKSTFMKVLAGILQPSAGSVVLDKDVKVGYLKQDHYEYENETVLGTVLRGNPELWNLMAERDAIYAKEDMTDEEGIRISEIEELFADMGGYEAESVAGELLEGLGIPTTAHNRPLNFLTGGFKLRVLLAQVLFLKPDVLLLDEPTNHLDIKTIHWLEELLINYEGVVIVISHDRHFINSVATHIADLDYNTIRVFPGNYDDFMIAAEQSREQLMNDSKRAKEKIADLQEFVSRFSANASKSKQATSRQKMIEKIKSDMVEVKPSSRVAPYIRFKAKRVLGKDVFEAINITKSYDGKPVIKDFSISITKGEKVGIVGTNGVGKTTLLKMLLKKLEPDSGQVKWGDSVETSFFPQDHREAMEPDADTLVEWLLRNSPQGTEVQEIRAILGRMLFSGDMANKSTTVLSGGEKSRMIIGKMILACDNVIALDEPTNHLDLETIEALNYALSLFDGTVILVSHDREFISSLCTRIIEVTPEGIKDFKGNYEEFLEREGNDFYKRLTGGAVLTP; translated from the coding sequence ATGATCCAAGCTAGCGGCATTACAGTCTCCTTCGGGAAAAAACCCCTTTTTGAAAACGTTTCCATTAAATTCAAACCGGAGTGCCGTTATGGGCTAATTGGAGCCAATGGTTCGGGAAAATCGACCTTTATGAAGGTTCTTGCGGGCATTTTACAGCCCTCTGCAGGCTCTGTGGTCCTCGACAAGGACGTAAAGGTTGGGTATTTGAAGCAGGACCACTATGAATACGAAAACGAGACCGTACTTGGCACTGTTTTACGAGGAAATCCTGAACTTTGGAACCTGATGGCAGAACGAGACGCCATTTATGCCAAAGAAGACATGACAGATGAAGAAGGGATCCGGATTTCCGAAATTGAAGAATTATTTGCAGATATGGGCGGATACGAAGCCGAATCGGTTGCGGGGGAACTTTTGGAAGGTCTTGGAATTCCTACCACTGCTCACAACCGTCCACTTAACTTTTTAACAGGTGGGTTCAAATTACGAGTTCTCCTTGCCCAAGTATTATTTTTAAAACCAGATGTACTTCTCCTAGACGAACCAACTAACCACTTAGATATCAAAACCATCCACTGGTTAGAAGAACTTCTGATCAATTATGAAGGTGTTGTCATCGTGATTTCCCACGACCGTCACTTTATCAACTCAGTTGCCACTCATATCGCTGACCTTGACTATAACACCATTCGAGTATTCCCAGGGAACTACGACGACTTTATGATCGCTGCTGAACAATCCCGTGAACAACTCATGAATGACAGCAAACGAGCAAAAGAAAAAATTGCCGACTTACAGGAGTTTGTTTCTCGATTCTCTGCAAACGCTAGTAAATCTAAACAAGCTACCTCTCGTCAAAAGATGATCGAAAAAATCAAATCTGATATGGTAGAAGTAAAACCTTCTTCAAGAGTAGCTCCTTACATTCGTTTCAAAGCAAAACGTGTGTTAGGGAAAGATGTTTTCGAAGCAATCAACATCACAAAGTCATATGATGGAAAACCAGTCATCAAAGACTTTAGCATTTCCATTACGAAAGGTGAGAAGGTGGGAATTGTTGGAACAAACGGTGTTGGTAAAACCACTCTCCTTAAAATGTTATTAAAAAAATTGGAACCAGATTCTGGCCAAGTGAAATGGGGTGATTCTGTCGAAACATCTTTTTTCCCACAGGACCATAGAGAAGCAATGGAACCAGATGCAGATACTCTGGTTGAATGGTTACTTCGAAATTCACCTCAAGGTACAGAAGTGCAAGAGATTCGTGCAATTTTAGGTAGGATGCTTTTTTCAGGTGATATGGCGAATAAATCCACAACCGTGTTATCGGGTGGGGAAAAATCTCGAATGATCATTGGAAAAATGATCCTTGCCTGTGACAACGTCATTGCTCTTGACGAACCAACTAACCACTTGGACTTAGAAACGATCGAAGCACTCAACTACGCCTTATCTTTGTTTGATGGAACGGTGATATTGGTTTCTCATGATAGGGAGTTCATTTCTTCACTTTGTACTAGAATCATTGAAGTAACTCCTGAAGGAATCAAAGACTTCAAAGGAAATTACGAAGAATTTTTGGAACGGGAAGGAAACGATTTTTACAAACGTCTCACTGGTGGAGCAGTCCTTACCCCTTAA
- a CDS encoding OmpA family protein, producing MARILLIILFLFGSGLTSSQSIKNGIQVLEGDLINTGHLLRTEKQVFRITSTTLQEELAYLSGKKVRMLCDVQGDGCSPIRYEIEPFETGKTPDWTLKKIPRYVTQGLFSFNPQCTPDGKILFWTALVREGGRSTQKIWASKRDQFGFWMAGEQLPTPLNNRYPSAVISALPGGNELFVFGNFGEDELLDQLKREMTQKSQLATREAANAKEFHIVLTKLENEYKERSEKIQNRAPLYKTRKTETGWSLPSPIPFPSFYNWYKKADNPNQQVFGGSALSSSGRTLIYSAQQKKNYGKLDLYVSLQNESGIFEDGMNLGNTLNTGEEEMAPFLAPDDRTLYFSSSGRKEGISIFIARRNGDSWTSWSEPQELSSNLRGVNFFSIPAVGNWAYVSREGELFMAAIPQHFQPDPVMVIKGKVVDEEGKPLSAFVQYESLLKKKTIGSTISDPTTGEFSLILPYDENYGFYGEKEGYLPVSQNLNLLGKEKEDKEKTVLLVLPKLRKGNQIVMNNLFFAFRSADFAKESEPELDRLAGILKKTSNLKVLIEGHTDNVGTKVANQKLSLERANSVAVYLKSKHKIEEARISVVGLGPSTPIADNATEEGRAVNRRVVFKILEE from the coding sequence ATGGCACGGATTCTACTCATCATTCTCTTCCTTTTTGGGAGCGGACTCACCAGTTCGCAAAGTATAAAAAATGGAATCCAGGTTTTGGAGGGAGACCTCATCAATACAGGCCATCTCTTGCGAACAGAAAAACAAGTATTCCGCATCACGAGTACAACCTTACAAGAAGAACTCGCTTATCTGAGTGGGAAAAAAGTACGGATGTTATGCGATGTGCAAGGGGATGGATGTTCGCCCATTCGATATGAAATTGAACCATTTGAAACGGGAAAAACTCCTGATTGGACCTTAAAAAAAATCCCAAGGTATGTGACACAAGGTTTATTCTCCTTTAATCCACAATGTACACCTGATGGGAAAATACTATTTTGGACTGCCCTTGTGAGAGAAGGGGGCAGGTCCACTCAGAAAATTTGGGCATCAAAACGTGACCAATTTGGGTTTTGGATGGCAGGGGAACAATTGCCTACGCCATTAAACAACCGTTATCCTTCAGCCGTGATTTCTGCTTTACCAGGTGGGAATGAACTTTTTGTATTTGGAAACTTTGGTGAAGATGAGTTACTCGATCAACTCAAACGTGAGATGACACAAAAATCACAACTGGCAACAAGAGAAGCAGCCAATGCCAAAGAATTCCATATTGTTCTCACTAAATTAGAAAACGAATACAAAGAAAGATCAGAAAAAATCCAAAATAGAGCACCTTTGTATAAAACACGGAAAACCGAAACAGGTTGGTCGTTACCAAGTCCAATCCCTTTTCCAAGTTTTTATAATTGGTATAAAAAAGCAGATAATCCCAACCAACAAGTATTTGGTGGATCTGCCTTGTCTTCTAGTGGTAGAACTCTGATTTATTCGGCACAACAAAAGAAAAATTATGGAAAACTCGATTTATATGTAAGTTTACAAAATGAATCAGGAATTTTTGAAGATGGAATGAATTTAGGAAATACATTAAATACTGGAGAAGAGGAAATGGCTCCTTTTCTTGCTCCTGATGATCGTACCTTGTATTTCTCTTCCTCTGGAAGAAAAGAAGGAATTTCCATTTTTATTGCAAGGAGAAATGGCGATTCTTGGACATCTTGGTCGGAACCACAAGAATTATCGTCTAACCTAAGAGGTGTTAACTTTTTTAGTATCCCAGCTGTTGGCAATTGGGCCTATGTATCAAGAGAGGGTGAGTTGTTTATGGCAGCAATCCCACAACATTTCCAACCAGATCCTGTAATGGTGATCAAAGGAAAAGTGGTTGATGAAGAAGGAAAACCACTTTCAGCATTTGTCCAATACGAGTCCCTCTTAAAGAAAAAAACCATTGGTTCTACCATTAGTGATCCAACCACTGGTGAGTTTAGTCTGATTTTACCTTATGATGAAAATTATGGATTTTACGGTGAAAAGGAAGGTTATTTACCAGTTTCACAAAACCTAAATTTGTTGGGAAAAGAAAAGGAAGATAAAGAGAAAACTGTATTACTTGTTTTACCAAAACTAAGGAAAGGAAATCAAATTGTGATGAACAATTTGTTTTTTGCCTTCCGGTCTGCTGACTTTGCCAAAGAGTCTGAACCCGAACTTGACAGATTGGCAGGAATTTTGAAAAAAACCTCCAATTTAAAGGTACTCATCGAGGGCCATACGGATAATGTTGGTACAAAAGTCGCTAACCAAAAGTTATCTTTGGAACGTGCAAATTCAGTTGCAGTTTATTTAAAGTCTAAACATAAAATAGAAGAGGCGAGGATTTCTGTGGTTGGTCTCGGGCCAAGTACCCCCATTGCAGACAATGCGACGGAAGAAGGCCGAGCGGTGAACCGAAGGGTAGTTTTTAAAATTTTGGAAGAGTGA
- a CDS encoding LIC_11485 family protein: MDIKNINIPKVNVDTQKMMGAVDGLVDKIPLQVQDLLKKIAIALFVFFLIMAIYIGWSHGWENAKPQGQQLAQDTRSLFIMEIERDYNRKRKDVRMSDPEDLKYESNRRMQFDFLSERESNGYTHDTIPEEQEFLGKEYDFRNRKSEDTSVPPIYTPSGDGLIPSPIDVQPVSPKDNLEPSQASDDELRMQKMLTRVSELEKKVKEKNEEKNLETLKLPKPTESKESFGKPRSLERIPKDLR, from the coding sequence GTGGACATCAAGAATATCAATATACCCAAAGTCAATGTAGACACACAAAAAATGATGGGGGCTGTCGATGGCCTTGTGGATAAAATCCCCCTTCAAGTCCAAGATTTACTCAAAAAAATCGCCATTGCTCTTTTTGTTTTTTTTCTGATTATGGCGATTTACATTGGATGGTCCCATGGATGGGAAAATGCCAAACCACAAGGACAACAGTTAGCACAAGATACACGCAGTTTATTCATTATGGAAATCGAAAGAGATTACAATCGTAAACGGAAAGATGTTCGAATGTCTGACCCCGAAGATTTAAAATATGAATCCAATCGCCGGATGCAATTTGATTTCCTCAGCGAAAGAGAATCAAATGGATACACTCACGATACAATTCCCGAAGAACAAGAGTTTTTGGGAAAAGAATATGATTTTAGAAATCGAAAATCAGAAGATACATCTGTGCCTCCCATTTACACTCCGTCAGGTGATGGTTTAATCCCATCACCTATTGATGTACAACCGGTATCTCCAAAAGATAATTTGGAACCTTCGCAAGCATCTGATGATGAACTTAGGATGCAAAAAATGTTAACTCGTGTTTCTGAATTGGAAAAAAAAGTGAAGGAAAAAAACGAAGAGAAAAATTTAGAAACTCTAAAACTGCCTAAACCTACTGAATCAAAAGAAAGTTTTGGAAAACCAAGAAGTTTAGAACGGATTCCAAAAGACCTCCGATGA
- a CDS encoding tetratricopeptide repeat protein has translation MNCLTKSLYWFEKQWLVLTITFFLFPFCMFHPITAESPEIFLPFPETWKESNPNVEEGNSVPSVANIQTKSKDSTTVSNQIGNNTQTPTNSREVHSNPKEQVSINTSLPTSGPSQEANVQDKKKKKKEVIDPSKASYQKGKAYLSRDQKKSAEQEFADSYNKEGDSAKYSRTENTNLFGLDGKDKESSGLVEKQEDPDLKIKSQFELARSLDRIGNPESEEKAYKEYLKLVTEFPKHPELTPRAHYAMAILLIRKKEFRSAAHQLVNVIKNFKESEEFLPAHYYLGKIYESSWDERDLERSLKYYQLYLNGIEGKNPKPGYDFRKETRERLRVLGSSI, from the coding sequence ATGAATTGTCTAACCAAATCTTTGTACTGGTTTGAAAAACAATGGTTAGTTTTAACCATTACCTTCTTCCTTTTTCCTTTTTGTATGTTTCACCCGATAACAGCTGAATCTCCTGAGATTTTTTTACCTTTCCCTGAAACTTGGAAGGAATCAAATCCAAATGTAGAAGAAGGAAATTCGGTACCTTCTGTTGCTAACATCCAAACAAAATCAAAGGATTCTACGACTGTTTCCAATCAAATTGGAAACAATACACAAACCCCCACAAACTCGAGAGAAGTTCATTCCAATCCTAAAGAACAAGTTTCCATTAACACTTCTTTACCAACATCTGGACCATCTCAAGAAGCCAATGTCCAAGACAAAAAGAAAAAAAAGAAGGAAGTAATCGATCCTTCGAAAGCTTCGTATCAGAAGGGGAAGGCATACCTTTCCAGAGACCAAAAAAAATCGGCTGAACAAGAATTCGCTGATTCTTATAATAAAGAAGGTGATTCTGCAAAATACTCTCGCACCGAAAACACCAACTTATTTGGATTAGATGGAAAGGATAAAGAGTCTTCTGGATTAGTTGAAAAACAAGAAGATCCTGATCTCAAAATTAAATCTCAATTTGAGTTAGCAAGATCCTTAGATCGAATTGGAAATCCAGAATCGGAAGAAAAAGCTTACAAAGAATATCTGAAGTTGGTGACTGAATTTCCAAAACACCCAGAACTTACACCTAGGGCACATTATGCGATGGCGATTTTGTTAATTCGTAAAAAGGAATTTCGATCGGCGGCCCACCAATTGGTGAATGTGATCAAAAACTTCAAAGAGTCTGAAGAATTTTTGCCAGCACATTATTATTTAGGTAAAATTTACGAGAGCAGTTGGGATGAAAGAGATTTGGAACGTTCCTTAAAGTATTACCAATTGTATTTAAATGGGATTGAAGGAAAAAATCCGAAACCTGGTTATGACTTTCGAAAGGAAACCCGAGAGAGATTACGGGTCCTTGGTTCTTCTATTTAA
- a CDS encoding chemotaxis protein CheX: protein MQIKADFINPFLEAATIVFRDVLQQDLIRGKIGIKDSPAPSHEIAIVIGVVGSFSGEVVYSMNYDAAYKISRKLVPGLSDEDVKNEYKDILGEIANMTTGNAMNIFTSAGQSVEITTPNIQETQSTSVRFNKKPTLSINLYSKFGRIEVNVAIA, encoded by the coding sequence ATGCAAATCAAAGCCGACTTCATCAACCCTTTCCTGGAAGCTGCCACCATCGTATTCCGCGATGTCTTACAACAGGACCTAATCCGTGGAAAAATTGGGATCAAAGATTCCCCAGCTCCAAGCCACGAAATCGCCATTGTGATTGGAGTTGTTGGATCCTTCAGTGGTGAAGTCGTTTATAGTATGAATTATGATGCGGCTTATAAAATTTCTCGCAAACTTGTGCCAGGTTTATCAGATGAAGATGTTAAAAACGAATACAAAGACATCCTCGGTGAGATTGCCAACATGACAACAGGGAATGCGATGAATATCTTTACTTCCGCTGGTCAATCTGTAGAGATCACAACACCAAATATCCAAGAAACACAAAGTACTTCTGTTCGATTTAATAAAAAGCCAACTCTTTCCATCAACTTATACTCCAAGTTTGGAAGGATCGAAGTGAATGTTGCCATCGCATGA
- a CDS encoding LIC_11490 family protein codes for MLFAAFAMILVGVLCFIYVALSPGKSKQTTYQPRKPLSQGQFRMSERPQVPPELDERIRRERTISEDRHLSISQKEEQTPSVVEKSEVLRPNDLGNLESEPIPATESLFAIEGTLYLDHSGKLSFGEDSIDLDVMEDGLRNFKRVGTGNLREENGKFLFHSGNVTYTYTPDELDQVVLHNQGIVFILKESKSPRPVFFTKEIDTFKEFLKQAALT; via the coding sequence ATGTTGTTTGCCGCATTCGCAATGATTCTCGTGGGAGTTCTGTGCTTTATTTATGTAGCCTTGTCTCCTGGGAAGTCGAAACAAACAACCTACCAACCTCGAAAACCCCTAAGCCAAGGGCAATTTCGGATGTCCGAGAGGCCTCAGGTCCCTCCGGAACTTGACGAACGGATCCGAAGAGAACGTACGATTTCGGAAGACCGTCATCTTTCTATTTCACAAAAGGAAGAACAAACTCCATCAGTCGTCGAAAAATCAGAAGTTCTTCGGCCAAATGATTTAGGAAACCTAGAATCTGAGCCCATTCCAGCTACAGAGAGTCTTTTTGCAATTGAAGGTACATTGTACTTGGATCATTCAGGTAAACTGTCGTTTGGTGAGGATTCAATTGATTTGGATGTTATGGAAGATGGACTCCGAAATTTCAAACGAGTGGGAACTGGGAATTTAAGGGAAGAAAACGGAAAGTTTTTGTTCCACTCAGGCAACGTAACTTATACGTACACACCTGATGAGCTTGACCAAGTGGTCTTACACAACCAAGGAATTGTTTTTATATTAAAAGAATCAAAGTCTCCTAGGCCTGTCTTTTTTACGAAAGAAATTGATACTTTTAAAGAGTTTCTAAAGCAAGCAGCCCTCACCTAA
- a CDS encoding DUF389 domain-containing protein → MASKENPIVTFFQWLTPRFHLLDDLDKPGTIESIQKGAELVGSNLWTLIFAILIASIGLNVNSTAVIIGAMLISPLMGPIVGIGFAAATNDFNQLKRFLRTLTVATIVSIFTSFIYFSLSPISEAQSELLARTTPTIYDALIALFGGATGIIANTRKEKGTAIAGVAIATALMPPLCTAGFGLSQGNWHYFFGAIYLFLINSIFITIATFIFVRYMEFPKVDWGLYKEKETRVKLYLAIFSFIVIIPSVFTAYQIVRSSFFKGKAEEFIRKEIITNGRRVLEKNIVFGNQSKIEITLLGSKIDQSQEDELKNKLKYYSLEGTELVLLQDLSTTGLDKLKFEILSEIYQNQMDMGNVNTEKIAKELKIFFPNLVTASFAKTKKFDMNDNVYKDTNLFDSEWEKLPSKEEMDKLKAYIQLRSGEKEMELITRLKFEK, encoded by the coding sequence ATGGCATCCAAAGAAAATCCTATAGTCACTTTTTTCCAATGGTTAACTCCCCGATTCCACCTCCTAGACGATTTAGACAAACCAGGGACAATTGAATCCATCCAAAAAGGTGCGGAACTCGTTGGTTCCAATCTTTGGACACTCATCTTTGCAATTCTCATTGCTAGTATTGGCCTCAATGTCAATTCCACAGCTGTCATTATAGGAGCTATGCTCATATCGCCGCTCATGGGACCCATTGTAGGAATTGGATTTGCAGCCGCGACCAATGACTTCAACCAATTAAAACGATTTTTACGAACACTGACTGTGGCTACCATTGTAAGCATTTTCACTTCTTTTATTTATTTTTCCTTATCACCGATTAGCGAAGCACAGTCGGAACTCTTAGCACGCACAACACCAACAATCTATGATGCACTCATTGCTCTTTTTGGTGGTGCAACTGGAATCATTGCCAATACAAGAAAAGAAAAAGGAACCGCCATTGCAGGTGTTGCTATTGCAACGGCCCTGATGCCACCACTTTGTACTGCTGGATTTGGACTTTCCCAAGGCAATTGGCACTATTTTTTTGGAGCCATTTATTTATTCCTCATCAATTCTATCTTCATAACAATCGCAACCTTCATTTTCGTACGTTATATGGAGTTCCCAAAAGTGGATTGGGGTTTGTACAAAGAAAAAGAAACCAGAGTAAAACTGTATTTAGCTATTTTTTCTTTTATTGTGATCATACCATCGGTCTTCACTGCCTATCAAATTGTTCGTTCTTCGTTTTTTAAAGGCAAAGCAGAAGAGTTCATCCGAAAAGAAATCATTACAAACGGAAGAAGGGTTTTAGAAAAGAACATTGTATTCGGTAATCAATCCAAAATTGAAATCACCCTGCTCGGTTCCAAAATTGACCAATCCCAAGAAGACGAACTCAAAAACAAATTAAAATACTATTCACTGGAAGGCACAGAACTTGTGTTACTGCAAGATCTTTCGACAACAGGACTGGATAAACTTAAATTCGAAATCCTCTCTGAAATTTACCAAAACCAAATGGACATGGGTAATGTAAATACAGAGAAAATTGCAAAAGAATTAAAAATATTTTTTCCAAATTTGGTTACCGCAAGTTTCGCCAAAACCAAAAAATTTGATATGAATGATAATGTTTACAAGGACACAAATCTATTTGATTCTGAATGGGAAAAACTCCCTTCAAAAGAAGAAATGGATAAACTAAAAGCGTACATCCAATTACGTTCCGGGGAAAAAGAAATGGAATTGATTACAAGACTTAAGTTTGAGAAGTAA